TACTAAACGTATTTACTTGAACAGTGATGCTACagatacaatatttttcataacataTTTTGAGATTACAATATATCATTGATTTTCACATAAGATCACTATTGGCATGATTTAATTCTCTATAATTCATAACTTGTCAACTCTGCAattatgaaggaaaaaaaatgtgttcCTATAGACACTGTAGACTTATTGTTACTAGAAATGCAAAGGAAACAACCGAGTAACTCTGGCACTGCTTGCATTCGACACATTATACTTTTAAACAAAGGGaaaccacataaaaagaaaatatctacTGGCTGCGAATAGATTAAGGTATAAGTATAGCTTTTCcactagcatttttttttttcaatcaaatgGACAATCTAGATTAAGGTGAAGATTATAGGGTAGACAAAAACCTTGGAATGGTAAAGATCAGAGTCATTGATTGCAAGTAACTCGGCTGTTTTGCAACCACAATCATATCCATATCGAATAGCAACAGCTCCAAGGAACAAACCAATACCAAAGATTGATTTCTCCATTCCCAGTGTCTCTCTCCTCAATCTAATGGAGTCCAAGTGAAGAATTGTCCCTTTCAACCAGACCCTTATTAGCCCCTCAGCCTTCCCAAGCTCTGTTTGGGTTTCCAAGTTCTTGGCAGTGATTCTGAAAAAGGGTCCTAGAGTTTGGAGCTGGAGGTCAAGGTTTTGGGCTTTTGATGAGTCCAATATCTCTGACATGGTTGGTACAGTGTCTTCAAATTTATCCTGTCTGTGTTCATAGTGGGTGGTGCTTATTTGGAGGGATttcaaaagtgttttttttaatatggtttGGGACGGAGAATGGAGTTGTAGGATTTGGGATATTGGGATTTTTGAAGGAGAACTGACTTGGGTTCTAAGATTTGGTAAAGGAGAACATGAAAGTTTGCCTGTTATTACCATATCTGATAATATGTGGTAGTCTTTGTGGCTCCTAGAGAACCCAATGAACACACTCATAAATTTTGGAGGTGGTAAAGATGGCCCATgacttgtgtgtgtttgtgaggATGAtgctattgttgttgttgtgattgTGCTGGGATGAGATCGCCATTAACGAAACAGAGACAGACATAGGAAAATTTATAGCTTGTTCATAGCCTCTTATGTcttatctctctatctcttaaGGCCGTGAAAGCCTAAGACGAAAAATATAGAGACATCGAGTAGAAAACTcgtacttattttttttttacggcAAGTAGAAAACTCGTACTTGTGCAGCAAAAATAAACATTTTGGTCCACAAGAACACAACAGCATGGTCTATAATCAAACCATAAATAGAGAATGGTATATAATGTAGTAAAAAATACATTCGGATAACACTTAACAAGATTTGATTGTACAAATCTTACGGGGTTTAAAAGGGAGAATGAAGAAAACTTGAAAGAAgaataaacacacaaaaaaacacaagGATTTATGCGACTCAACTTTTGGCCTATGTTCACGGcgacaacaaaaagaaattttactaaCTAATTTGGAGAATACAAAATGGTATAAAGGTACTCTTACACAATCATAATCCCAATACAGTCAAAGCTATTCTCTATTAAAATGTTATAATCAGTGCACAAAGCTCTTACTTTTACGTTGTTTGAGAGAATTCATGGTTCCGTCACTATTGTTAATACTACTTGATCTTACCCAAAAGCACATATTTAATGATAAtaagataaataataatttgcAATCAACCACCAATTAGAGAATACACTCAACAAGtgcaaattttgaattatagtTTCTCCAACAAAAgtcacaatttttaaaataggcCTCccatttaaacaaaacttaCTTTGTTATCTATGCCACTAATAACAGGATTACCTATTTGGGTTTCATCATTTTGCATACTAAAATATCttcacacaaattcttaaactctctaaaatgaCCCTAtcttttagtaaaataattttaaatttaaaaacacaaatggttaaaagagtaaattactatttttttaaaaaagattctaagttttaggttttttccttttaaaaagattctaagttttaggttttttcctttctcttttccgATCTGAATTACCACTTCTTATGAAAGATCCTAAAAATTAAGACACtatctctatctcacttttaaacattattccaTGTTACCATATCTCtttcttaaatttcttttaaaaaaatattacggttatattatatttttttttagacaaatgACTTCTCCTATTTGAATTCCAATGCCTCTACATGggagttgagaaaaaaaaaatcaagagtcAAAATAAAGAATTAGGACACAATCTATATCTCACTTTTAAATATAACCACACTAAATCtaaggtaaataaaaaaataaaaaagagcctCATTGCACTCGTGAAGCGTGTGGTGAGGCTCGTGTTATATACTATTTTACCTCATTGCAGTAGTAAATCAATGTATTTACTTTCATTTGAATTCATTTATTTAGATGATCGAAAGTTTTTTATGATGTCGTCTTTAAACTAAATGTCTCATCATAGTAcgaatcaataattttt
The DNA window shown above is from Quercus lobata isolate SW786 chromosome 7, ValleyOak3.0 Primary Assembly, whole genome shotgun sequence and carries:
- the LOC115952202 gene encoding uncharacterized protein LOC115952202 encodes the protein MSVFIGFSRSHKDYHILSDMVITGKLSCSPLPNLRTQVSSPSKIPISQILQLHSPSQTILKKTLLKSLQISTTHYEHRQDKFEDTVPTMSEILDSSKAQNLDLQLQTLGPFFRITAKNLETQTELGKAEGLIRVWLKGTILHLDSIRLRRETLGMEKSIFGIGLFLGAVAIRYGYDCGCKTAELLAINDSDLYHSKLVRFYTRIGFKAVHEVTGSGFGDYAHMLVWGGVGTRMDANVEELLVKWCTRFKPRK